A single window of Streptomyces sp. NBC_00464 DNA harbors:
- a CDS encoding AfsR/SARP family transcriptional regulator, giving the protein MEFRLLGTVCVDTLTGPLPLGPAKRRSLLAALLLRANTPVSMAWLTDCLWDDAPPLHARTVIQGHVSRLRALLMGADAQAYGVELATLGDAYVLRAPETLLDSQRFEELLMLAREQRSPADSVLMLKEALSLWQGPALTGTYASAPLQAAAHALEESRLATVEQLARAYAVLGEHHRAAAVLRAEAVAHPMRETLAAALMTALYRSGRQSEALDWFHRTRRLLADELGIDPGRELADAYAQILRGDPDPAGDRSPGGPSPASDRPPSDPGQAPAAHRDPGAPDGFRTAPAPADVAAPAAPPRFPRIPAQPHPGTPPHPHPIDLLPRAPRGFHGRGAELTAISRAAAGEAPVCLVTGPAGVGKTALALHWARRSPAAFPDGRLYADLRGFSDTGEPTPLEVLREFLLALGVAPRRIPESVTGAAALFRSLTDRLSLLVVLDNVRDSAQVGQLLPGGTDCVTLITSRHRLEGLIASDAAVPVPLDVLEPPDGTALLAGVLGEERVAAEPMAARRLAELCGGLPLALRVTAARLAGRPQWTLAGMADELADERSRLTYLAVEDTGVSAALRLTVQQLPPDAVHHFTRLGHHPGSHFDPYTAAALAGSDPVVAAASLERLAAAHLVTEAGPGRWILHDLVRLYARGLAPEAGAGALTGVLDHYIATALAAADTAEPGGEPCFVLPDGFHRPAAVRDFTDRAAAMDWLAAEREDLALAAAAARSAGLEDRAWRIILLQWPHVVWRSRDGWVPMLELALAAAVARSDPYAESRVRNLLGWVLSEEGRTADAVAVLEPSPGLARQAGDRLGEATALINLAIVQAEQGGLDMAMEGCGQALELARKEPDAHTEMLALQHLARMQLTAGRPQDALDSARTAFELGPEHEEAARRVLLTTVSGEAQLALGAEDEGILLLDLAATEAERAGYDMGAVRALEALLRVAAAPEYVRRYEEAARRLADEG; this is encoded by the coding sequence GTGGAGTTCCGGCTGCTCGGCACGGTCTGCGTCGACACGCTGACCGGGCCGCTGCCACTCGGCCCCGCCAAGCGCCGCAGCCTGCTCGCCGCGCTGCTGTTGCGCGCCAACACACCCGTATCGATGGCGTGGTTGACGGACTGCCTGTGGGACGACGCCCCGCCGCTGCACGCCCGCACCGTCATCCAGGGCCATGTCTCCCGGCTGCGCGCCCTGCTGATGGGTGCCGACGCGCAGGCGTACGGGGTCGAGCTGGCCACGCTCGGGGACGCGTATGTGCTGCGGGCGCCGGAGACCCTGCTGGACTCCCAGCGGTTCGAGGAACTGCTGATGCTGGCCAGGGAACAGCGCAGCCCTGCCGACTCCGTGCTCATGCTGAAGGAGGCCCTGTCACTGTGGCAGGGGCCCGCACTCACCGGTACGTACGCCAGCGCACCGCTCCAGGCGGCCGCGCACGCGCTGGAGGAGTCCCGGCTGGCGACGGTCGAGCAACTGGCGCGTGCCTACGCCGTGCTGGGGGAGCACCACCGGGCGGCGGCGGTCCTGCGGGCCGAGGCCGTCGCCCATCCGATGCGGGAGACCCTCGCCGCGGCCCTGATGACGGCGCTGTACCGGTCGGGGCGCCAGTCCGAGGCGCTGGACTGGTTCCACCGCACCCGACGGCTGCTCGCCGACGAGCTGGGCATCGACCCGGGGCGCGAGCTGGCCGACGCGTACGCGCAGATCCTGCGCGGCGACCCGGACCCGGCGGGCGACCGTTCCCCGGGGGGCCCGTCCCCGGCGAGCGACCGTCCCCCGAGTGACCCGGGGCAGGCGCCCGCGGCCCACCGTGATCCCGGGGCGCCCGACGGTTTCCGGACCGCTCCGGCACCGGCCGACGTGGCCGCCCCCGCCGCGCCGCCCCGTTTCCCGCGCATCCCGGCCCAGCCGCACCCCGGCACCCCGCCGCACCCGCACCCCATCGATCTGCTGCCCCGTGCGCCCCGGGGTTTCCACGGGCGCGGCGCCGAACTCACCGCCATCTCCAGGGCCGCGGCGGGCGAGGCGCCCGTCTGCCTGGTCACCGGGCCCGCCGGGGTGGGCAAGACCGCGCTCGCACTGCACTGGGCGCGCCGGTCCCCCGCGGCCTTCCCGGACGGGCGGCTCTACGCCGACCTGCGCGGGTTCAGCGACACCGGTGAGCCGACACCCCTCGAAGTCCTGCGCGAGTTCCTGCTCGCCCTCGGCGTCGCACCCCGCCGGATCCCGGAGTCCGTCACCGGCGCCGCGGCACTGTTCCGCTCGCTGACCGACCGGCTCAGCCTGCTCGTCGTCCTCGACAACGTCCGCGACTCCGCCCAGGTCGGGCAGCTGCTGCCGGGCGGCACCGACTGCGTCACGCTGATCACCAGCAGGCACCGGCTGGAGGGGCTCATCGCCTCGGACGCCGCCGTCCCGGTGCCGCTGGACGTGCTGGAGCCGCCGGACGGCACGGCGCTCCTGGCCGGGGTGCTGGGCGAGGAGCGGGTAGCCGCCGAACCGATGGCGGCCCGCCGCCTCGCCGAGCTCTGCGGCGGGCTGCCCCTCGCCCTGCGGGTCACCGCGGCCCGGCTGGCGGGCCGCCCGCAGTGGACGCTCGCCGGCATGGCCGACGAACTGGCCGACGAGCGCAGCCGGCTGACCTATCTGGCCGTGGAGGACACCGGGGTCTCCGCCGCACTGCGGCTGACCGTGCAGCAGCTGCCGCCGGACGCCGTCCACCACTTCACCCGGCTCGGCCACCACCCGGGCAGCCACTTCGATCCGTACACGGCCGCCGCCCTCGCCGGCAGCGATCCGGTCGTCGCCGCGGCCTCGCTGGAGCGGCTCGCCGCCGCCCATCTGGTCACCGAGGCCGGACCCGGGCGCTGGATACTGCACGACCTGGTGCGGCTCTACGCCCGCGGACTCGCTCCCGAGGCCGGGGCCGGTGCGCTGACCGGCGTGCTCGACCACTACATCGCCACCGCGCTCGCCGCGGCGGACACGGCCGAACCCGGTGGTGAGCCCTGCTTCGTGCTGCCGGACGGCTTCCACCGGCCCGCCGCCGTGCGCGACTTCACCGACCGGGCGGCGGCGATGGACTGGCTCGCGGCCGAGCGCGAGGACCTCGCCCTGGCCGCTGCCGCCGCCCGTTCCGCAGGACTGGAGGACCGGGCCTGGCGGATCATCCTGCTCCAGTGGCCGCACGTGGTGTGGCGGTCGCGGGACGGCTGGGTCCCGATGCTGGAACTGGCCCTGGCCGCGGCGGTCGCGCGCAGTGATCCGTACGCCGAGTCCCGGGTGCGCAATCTGCTGGGCTGGGTGCTGTCGGAGGAGGGCAGGACCGCCGACGCCGTGGCGGTGCTGGAGCCTTCGCCGGGACTGGCCCGGCAGGCCGGGGACCGGCTCGGCGAGGCGACGGCACTGATCAACCTGGCGATCGTCCAGGCCGAACAGGGCGGTCTCGACATGGCCATGGAGGGCTGCGGCCAGGCGCTGGAGCTGGCCAGGAAGGAACCCGACGCGCACACCGAGATGCTCGCCCTCCAGCACCTCGCCCGGATGCAGTTGACCGCGGGACGCCCGCAGGACGCCCTGGACTCCGCCCGCACCGCCTTCGAGCTGGGCCCCGAGCACGAGGAGGCGGCCCGCCGGGTGCTGCTGACGACCGTCAGCGGCGAGGCGCAGCTCGCCCTGGGCGCGGAGGACGAGGGGATCCTGCTGCTGGACCTGGCGGCCACGGAGGCCGAACGGGCCGGCTACGACATGGGCGCGGTGCGGGCCCTGGAGGCGCTGCTGCGGGTGGCCGCGGCACCGGAGTACGTGCGGCGGTACGAGGAAGCGGCCCGGCGGCTCGCCGACGAGGGGTGA
- a CDS encoding DUF6458 family protein, whose protein sequence is MGLGGCIILIGAGAILAFATDWELDTVNVDMVGWIMMVVGVIGVFVYASVMRRRRMVVPPTTVMSEDERRL, encoded by the coding sequence ATGGGACTCGGAGGATGCATCATCCTCATCGGTGCGGGGGCGATACTCGCCTTCGCGACCGACTGGGAACTCGACACCGTCAACGTCGACATGGTCGGCTGGATCATGATGGTCGTCGGCGTCATCGGCGTCTTCGTCTACGCGAGCGTGATGCGCCGGCGCCGCATGGTCGTGCCGCCCACCACTGTGATGTCCGAGGACGAACGCCGCCTGTGA
- a CDS encoding cysteine hydrolase family protein, which translates to MPRTTLRRLNGLDDTPAKLADSTLVLIDYQNTYTTGVMELDGWQAALDAGARLLARAREAGTKVIHVINDGGEGSAYDIRAEIGRIHPAVAPADGETVVVKQAPDSFFGTDLGEHVDAAGSTDLVIAGFMTHMCVQFTAQGAFLRGNRPTVVADACATRSLPVAGTELDARQVHLSALATVTDLYGVVVPTQEFLG; encoded by the coding sequence ATGCCCCGAACGACACTGCGCCGACTCAACGGCCTCGACGACACCCCCGCGAAGCTGGCCGACTCGACCCTGGTCCTCATCGACTACCAGAACACCTACACGACCGGCGTGATGGAGCTGGACGGCTGGCAGGCCGCGCTCGACGCCGGCGCCCGGCTCCTGGCACGGGCCCGCGAGGCGGGCACGAAGGTCATCCACGTCATCAACGACGGCGGGGAAGGCTCCGCGTACGACATCCGGGCCGAGATCGGCCGGATCCACCCGGCCGTCGCGCCCGCCGACGGCGAGACCGTCGTCGTCAAGCAGGCACCGGACTCCTTCTTCGGCACCGACCTGGGCGAGCACGTCGACGCCGCGGGCAGCACCGACCTCGTCATCGCCGGGTTCATGACCCACATGTGCGTCCAGTTCACCGCTCAGGGCGCCTTCCTGCGCGGCAACCGGCCCACCGTCGTGGCCGACGCCTGCGCCACCCGCTCCCTGCCGGTCGCCGGCACCGAGCTCGACGCCCGCCAGGTGCACCTCAGCGCCCTCGCCACCGTCACCGACCTGTACGGGGTCGTCGTCCCGACGCAGGAGTTCCTGGGCTGA
- a CDS encoding GlxA family transcriptional regulator: MSANTVDRLVVIVLFDGVDLLDVTGPPEVFSLARRETDEAAGYEVVLAAETTDPVTTAAGVRILPDRTFDDLAARSIDTLLVPGAVEVEGRGRVHPLTDPAVVRRVAQLAGRTRRVTSVCVGAHLLAAAGLLDGKRATTHWSTAQRLAADHPLVEVDPDPIFIREGDVWTGAGISACLDLSLALIADDLGEAVALRVARQLVMYLKRPGGQSQFSVPLEQVSTTRRIEDLRHYVMRNIGEPLTVADLAAYGHIGDRQLTRIFKSELGTTPHAYIESVRVERARNRLETTDATLERIASACGFGTVDTLVRAFRRRLDTTPTEYRRRFRTGPE, translated from the coding sequence GTGAGTGCGAACACCGTCGACCGACTGGTCGTCATCGTCCTCTTCGACGGCGTCGACCTGCTCGACGTCACCGGACCGCCCGAGGTGTTCTCCCTGGCGCGCCGCGAGACGGACGAAGCGGCGGGTTACGAGGTGGTCCTCGCCGCCGAGACGACGGACCCGGTCACCACCGCCGCCGGGGTCCGGATCCTCCCCGACCGCACCTTCGACGACCTGGCGGCGAGGAGTATCGACACCCTTCTCGTGCCCGGAGCGGTGGAGGTGGAGGGCAGGGGCCGCGTGCACCCGCTCACCGACCCGGCCGTGGTGCGCCGGGTGGCGCAGTTGGCCGGGCGCACGCGCAGGGTCACGTCCGTCTGCGTCGGCGCGCACCTTCTCGCCGCCGCCGGACTCCTGGACGGCAAGCGGGCCACCACGCACTGGTCGACCGCACAGCGCCTCGCCGCCGACCACCCGCTGGTCGAGGTCGACCCCGATCCGATCTTCATCCGCGAGGGGGACGTGTGGACCGGTGCGGGGATCAGCGCCTGCCTCGATCTGTCGCTCGCGCTCATCGCCGACGACCTGGGTGAGGCCGTCGCGCTGCGGGTGGCCAGGCAGCTCGTGATGTACCTGAAGCGGCCGGGCGGGCAGAGCCAGTTCAGCGTGCCGCTGGAACAGGTCTCCACGACCCGGCGCATCGAGGATCTGCGGCACTACGTCATGCGCAACATCGGCGAACCGCTCACCGTCGCGGACCTCGCCGCGTACGGACATATCGGCGACCGGCAGCTCACCCGGATCTTCAAGTCGGAACTCGGCACGACGCCCCACGCCTACATCGAGTCGGTCCGCGTCGAGAGGGCGCGCAACCGGCTCGAAACCACCGACGCCACCCTGGAGCGGATCGCGTCCGCCTGCGGGTTCGGCACCGTCGACACCCTGGTCAGGGCGTTCCGCCGCAGGCTCGACACGACACCGACCGAGTACCGGCGCCGGTTCCGGACCGGCCCGGAATGA
- a CDS encoding M18 family aminopeptidase yields MSSSPRFDRGHTDDLMAFLMSAPSPYHAVASAAARLEKAGFRQVEETAAWDGTTGGKYVLRGGAIVAWYVPEGAGAHTPFRIAGAHTDSPNLRVKPLPDTGAYGWRQIAVEIYGGTLLNTWLDRDLGLAGRISLRDGTHRLVDIDRPLLRVPQLAVHLDRSANTDGLKLDRQKHMQPIWGLGDVEEGDLIRFVAEEAGVDAEDITGWDLMPHPVEAPSYLGRDRELVAGPRMDNLLSVHAATAALAAVAGQPDSEIPYIPVLAAFDHEENGSQSDTGADGPLLGTVLERSVFARGGTYEDRARAFAGTVCLSSDTGHAIHPNYAERHDPTHHPVVNGGPILKVNVNMRYATDGSGRAVFAEACEKAGVPWQTFVSNNAMPCGTTIGPITAARHGIQTVDIGVAILSMHSARELCGADDPYHLANALVSFLAG; encoded by the coding sequence ATGAGTTCCTCCCCCCGGTTCGACCGCGGCCACACCGACGATCTGATGGCCTTCCTGATGTCCGCCCCCTCCCCGTACCACGCCGTGGCGAGCGCCGCGGCAAGGCTGGAGAAGGCCGGTTTCCGGCAGGTCGAGGAGACTGCGGCCTGGGACGGCACCACCGGCGGGAAGTACGTCCTGCGCGGCGGCGCGATCGTGGCCTGGTACGTGCCGGAGGGCGCCGGGGCGCACACTCCGTTCCGGATCGCGGGCGCGCACACCGACTCGCCGAACCTGCGGGTGAAGCCGCTTCCCGACACCGGCGCGTACGGCTGGCGGCAGATCGCCGTGGAGATCTACGGCGGCACGCTCCTCAACACCTGGCTGGACCGCGACCTCGGTCTCGCCGGGCGGATCTCGCTGCGCGACGGCACGCACCGGCTGGTCGACATCGACCGGCCGCTGCTGCGCGTCCCGCAGCTGGCCGTGCACCTGGACCGGTCGGCCAACACCGACGGACTCAAGCTCGACCGCCAGAAGCACATGCAGCCCATCTGGGGACTCGGCGACGTCGAGGAGGGCGACCTCATCCGCTTCGTCGCCGAGGAGGCGGGCGTCGACGCCGAGGACATCACCGGCTGGGACCTGATGCCGCACCCCGTCGAGGCACCGTCCTACCTGGGCCGTGACCGCGAGCTGGTGGCCGGTCCGCGCATGGACAACCTGCTCTCCGTGCACGCGGCGACCGCGGCGCTCGCCGCCGTCGCCGGGCAGCCCGACTCCGAGATCCCGTACATCCCGGTGCTGGCCGCCTTCGACCACGAGGAGAACGGCTCGCAGTCCGACACCGGCGCGGACGGACCGCTGCTCGGCACGGTCCTGGAGCGCTCGGTGTTCGCCCGCGGCGGTACGTACGAGGACCGGGCGCGCGCCTTCGCCGGCACCGTCTGCCTCTCCTCGGACACCGGCCACGCGATCCACCCCAACTACGCGGAGCGCCACGACCCGACGCACCACCCGGTCGTCAACGGCGGACCGATCCTCAAGGTCAACGTCAACATGCGCTACGCCACCGACGGCAGCGGCCGGGCCGTGTTCGCCGAGGCGTGCGAGAAGGCGGGCGTGCCGTGGCAGACGTTCGTCTCGAACAACGCGATGCCGTGCGGCACGACGATCGGCCCGATCACCGCCGCCCGGCACGGCATTCAGACGGTCGACATCGGCGTGGCCATCCTGTCCATGCACAGCGCCCGTGAGCTGTGCGGTGCCGACGACCCGTACCACCTGGCGAACGCCCTGGTGTCGTTCCTCGCCGGCTGA